In Gouania willdenowi chromosome 17, fGouWil2.1, whole genome shotgun sequence, one DNA window encodes the following:
- the LOC114478724 gene encoding carbonic anhydrase-like, whose translation MSHGWGYGPTNGPDKWIESYPVADGPRQSPINIVPKETQYDSSLKALKLRYNPSDANGLLNNGHSFQVDFVDDTDSSTLTGGPITGTYRLRQFHFHWGASDDRGSEHTVNGINFPCELHLVHWNTKYPSFGEAVDKPDGLAVVGVFLKIGAANPRLQKVLDALDVVTTKGKQTSFSNFDPKTILPGSLDYWTYEGSLTTPPLLESVTWIVLKEPISVSPAQMALFRKLLFTKEGEAECCMVNNYRPPQPIKGRQVRASFK comes from the exons atgtCTCACGGATGGGGATATGGACCGACTAACG GACCGGATAAGTGGATTGAAAGCTACCCGGTGGCTGATGgacccagacagtctcccatcaACATCGTCCCTAAAGAGACTCAGTACGATTCCTCTCTGAAGGCTCTGAAGCTCCGCTACAACCCCTCCGACGCCAACGGATTGCTGAACAACGGCCACTCCTTTCAGGTGGACTTTGTGGATGACACAGACAGCTCCA CTCTTACTGGAGGTCCCATCACCGGCACGTATCGTCTCAGGCAGTTCCACTTCCACTGGGGAGCCAGTGATGACCGTGGATCCGAGCACACCGTCAATGGAATCAACTTTCCCTGCGAG CTCCATCTCGTACACTGGAACACCAAGTATCCTAGCTTTGGAGAGGCGGTCGACAAACCCGATGGACTTGCAGTAGTCGGAGTCTTCCTCAAG ATTGGTGCTGCCAACCCTCGTCTACAGAAGGTGCTGGATGCTCTGGATGTGGTGACGACTAAG GGGAAGCAAACCAGCTTCTCCAACTTCGATCCCAAGACCATTCTTCCTGGTTCTCTTGATTACTGGACCTATGAAGGCTCGCTGACCACGCCCCCTTTACTGGAGAGTGTCACTTGGATTGTCCTCAAGGAGCCAATCAGTGTCAGTCCTGCTCAG ATGGCGCTGTTCAGAAAACTGCTCTTCACTAAAGAAGGAGAAGCTGAGTGCTGCATGGTGAACAACTACCGTCCTCCTCAGCCAATCAAAGGACGGCAGGTCCGCGCATCCTTCAAatag